A window of Candidatus Methylomirabilota bacterium genomic DNA:
AGAAACGAGGGGGGACGAAGCTTGACCCTCCAGGGCTTGTTGGTCCCGTCGCTCACCACATAGAAGCCTACCTCCCCCTTGGGTCCCTCTACCGGGACATAGGCTTCTCCCGGCGGTACATCGAAGCCCTGGGAGTACAGGAGGAAATGGTGAATCAACGCCTCCATGCTCTGTCGGACCACCTTCTTCGGCGGGGCCACGATCTTGGGATTGTCGATATTGATCGGACCCCCCGGCATCTCCTTGAGGGCCTGTTCCACGATCCTGAGCGACTGTCGCATCTCAAAGATCCGTACAAGATACCGCTCGTAGGAATCGCCGTCCTGTCCGAGGGCGATCTCGAAATCGAACTGCTCATAACCGGAGCACGGGTTTGACTTTCGCAAATCCCAGGGGACACCAGACGCCCTCAAATTTGGACCAGATAACCCCCAGCCAATGGCCTCTTCGCCCTTGATCACCCCGATCCCTTTGAGGCGCTGGATCCAAAGCGGGTTTTTCGTCAGGAGGTCCTCGTATTCATCAAATCGCGGGGGAAACTCGCCTAAGACCTGCTGAACTGCTTTGTCGAAGCCTTCCGGGAGATCGGCCATGAGTCCCCCTACCCGGAAGTAACTTGACATCATGCGGGCCCCGCTGACCATCTCGTAGATATCCAGGATCTTTTCCCGTTCCCGGAAGCAGTAGAGAAAAACGCTCTGAGCCCCGACCTCTAAGGCCATCGTCCCCAAGGCCACGAGGTGACTCTTGATCCGCGTAAGTTCCGTCAGGAGGACCCGGATGTATTTGGTCCGTTCCGGAACATCGATACCCAGCAGTTTCTCGACGCTCAACACAAAGGCCAGATTGTTCGACATGGGGGCGAGATAATCAAATCGGTCAGTGATAGTGATGGCCTGTTGATACCGCTTTGACTCCATGATCTTTTCCATGCCGGTATGCAGGTAGCCGATGTGGGGCGTGACTTTCACGACCACCTCCCCATCTAGCTCCAGCACGAGCCGTAAGACCCCATGGGTCGAGGGGTGCTGCGGGCCCATGTTGATCAACATGGTTTTCGTTTCGGGCATTTGCCAACCCTAACCCTTCCCTGGGGGTCCGGTCCGGATGTAGCGTCAGCACCAATCCTTCTTCACGCGAGCATGATACCGACCCGGCCACACAGTTTCAAGTTGGAAAGGCCACCAGCCTGTTGACGCTCACATCGCAAACCGTTACAATTCCTGCGAAAAGAGCCGCATCTCATTCCATCCCTGCCGCAATGTCCCGTCTTTGACATGAGAATTCTTCCTCCTTTCCACCCGGCGAAAGGACCGCATGAGTAAGCACCTCACCCTTCTCTTCCCCAGACCGCAACACGTGGAACGGACGGGTGCATGGTTCGCGGTGCCGGAGGAGCCTGTGATCGATATGGCGTCTCCGCATCTGCAGGCGACCGCCGAGTGGCTTGCAGAGTTGCTGCGGGGCTACGGGCGACGCCCCCGACGGAGCGCGGACGCCACCGAGGAACGGGGCCGTCAAGAGGCTCGCATCACGATTCGCCTCGATCCGGCCTTGCTCACCCGGGCCCAGAGTTATCGCCTCGTGATTGACGACGCGGGCGTCTCCCTGATCGGCGCCGACGAGGCCGGGACCTTCTACGGCGTTTGCACTCTCACCCAGCTGATACATCTCCACGCACCGGCCACCGCAAACGCCCCCTTCGTGCTTCCCGGCCTCCGCATCGACGATTGGCCCGATTTTCTGCACCGAGGCGTCATGCTTGATGTGAGCCGGGACAAAGTCCCCACCATGGAGACGTTGTTCGATCTGGTGGACCTCTTGGCCAGTTGGAAGATCAATCAGGTACAGCTCTACATGAAGCATACCTTTGCCTACCGTGGGCACGAGGTCGTCTGGCAGTATGCCAGCCCCTTCACCGGTGCGGAGATTGAGGCCCTGGACGCCTTTTGTCGGGACCGCTACGTGGAGCTCGTACCCAACCAGAACAGCTTTGGCCACATGCATCGTTGGCTGGTTCACGAGCCCTATCGCCGGTTGGCCGAATGTCCGGACGGCCTTTCCCACCCCTTTAGCCCCAATCGAGAACCCTACGGTCTCTGCCCTATCGACCCCGGAAGCCTCGCGCTCCTGGCCGACCTGCACGAGCAACTGCTCCCCCACTTCACCAGCCGCCACTTCAATGTGGGACTCGATGAGACTCTCGATCTGGGCCACGGCCGCTCTGCTGCGGTCTGCGCAGCGAAGGGCCAGGAGCGGGTCTATCTCGACTTTGTGCAACATATTCACGGCCTGGTGAGCCAACACGGTCGAACCATGCAGTGCTGGGGGGACATGTTGCGGCAGAGACCCGAGCTGCTGCGCGAACTGCCCAACGACGTCATCATCCTGGAGTGGGGCTACGAGGCCGATCATCCCTTTGCCGAGCACAGCCGTCTCTTCACGGCCGCCGGACAGCGCGTCTACGTCTGTCCGGGCACCAGCAGTTGGAACAGCCTCGCCGGGCGGACGGAAAATGCCTTGGCGAACATCAGCAACGCGGCCGCGGCAGGCCACCGCACCGGGGCCATCGGCTTTCTCACGACCGACTGGGGGGACAACGGGCACTTGCAACCCTTCCCGGTAAGCTATCTTGGCCTGCTGGCCGGGGCCGGGATGAGCTGGTATAGCGCCGATGCTGCCGACCCCAGCCGCCTGGACATACCGGCGCTGCTCGATGCGCATGTCTTCCGCGACCAGGCTGGGGTGATGGGTCGCCTCGCCTATGATCTGGGCAATGCCTATCTGCATGCCGGTCCCCGCCTACAAAACAGTTCGGTCCTCTTTCAGATATTGGTCTTTGCCGATCACGACCTGTCCCACCTGCAGGTCGAGGGCTTGAGCTTCGAATCCCTGGAAAGGACGCTTGCCTATATCGACGGCGTGATGGCGCCGCTGACGAAGGTGCGCATGGCGAGGCCCGACGCCGAGGACATTAGGAAAGAATTCGGCTGGGTCGCCGACATGTTGCGGCTGGCCTGCCGGCTTGGCATGGGCCGCCTGCAGGAGGGCCAACACAGGCCCCTTGGTGCCATACTGGTCCAGACCCGGACTGCGCTAGCCACCGAACTCAGGGCCTTGATCGGCCGGCACCGAGAACTCTGGCAAGGCCGCAATCGTCCCGGCGGTCTTGACGATTCCACCGCTCGGCTTGGGCGCATCCTGCTTCTCCTTGAAGGGTAATCATCACACCTGGCAAAACTCTTGGACGGGGTTAGCTCTGCTGGATCTCTTGACATTGGGAGTTGCTGCGGCATACTTGACACACATAGCAGTGCGGGATAGTGTTGCGCGCCCGCAACAGTCCACGTACAGGAAGGAGTGGATGAAGAAGCTGCTGATTCCGATCGGACTATACCTCGCGATGGGGCTTAGTATCGGCCCCGGGGTTCCACGCATGGAGGCCGCGGGGTTCACCGAGGTATGCGCCGAAATCCACAATTGGATAGTGAGCTATGTCGACCCGTATCGTGGTCACCTCCTGAAGATCGTTGTCCGTGACCCGATGTATTCTTCGCACTCCCCGCGAGTCGGATACTGGATTACCTTTCCCGAAGATTGGGTCACAAGGCGGAATGACTCCACTCCTATTGTTCGGGGGTGTCAGGATGCGCCGGGTAGCGCGTATACCATCGAGATCAAAACGGAAGAGGGCTCCTGGGTTTCCGGGGCCAAGCTGCTTGTCAAGAAGCTCTCCGCTGATTGGCGGAAGATTTCCTTTACCGTCCTCGGGGATCCCGATGATCCATCCTCAGTGGTCACCGAACGCGTCCTTGAGATTCCAGAGTAAAGAAGAAGATTATCGGACCCGCACCCACCGGGCCCGGTAAACCGGATCCACCGGGAACGTGATGTCGGGACCCA
This region includes:
- the nuoD gene encoding NADH dehydrogenase (quinone) subunit D, translating into MPETKTMLINMGPQHPSTHGVLRLVLELDGEVVVKVTPHIGYLHTGMEKIMESKRYQQAITITDRFDYLAPMSNNLAFVLSVEKLLGIDVPERTKYIRVLLTELTRIKSHLVALGTMALEVGAQSVFLYCFREREKILDIYEMVSGARMMSSYFRVGGLMADLPEGFDKAVQQVLGEFPPRFDEYEDLLTKNPLWIQRLKGIGVIKGEEAIGWGLSGPNLRASGVPWDLRKSNPCSGYEQFDFEIALGQDGDSYERYLVRIFEMRQSLRIVEQALKEMPGGPINIDNPKIVAPPKKVVRQSMEALIHHFLLYSQGFDVPPGEAYVPVEGPKGEVGFYVVSDGTNKPWRVKLRPPSFLNIQVLPTLIEGHMLADVVAIVGSIDFVMGEADR
- a CDS encoding family 20 glycosylhydrolase, which codes for MSKHLTLLFPRPQHVERTGAWFAVPEEPVIDMASPHLQATAEWLAELLRGYGRRPRRSADATEERGRQEARITIRLDPALLTRAQSYRLVIDDAGVSLIGADEAGTFYGVCTLTQLIHLHAPATANAPFVLPGLRIDDWPDFLHRGVMLDVSRDKVPTMETLFDLVDLLASWKINQVQLYMKHTFAYRGHEVVWQYASPFTGAEIEALDAFCRDRYVELVPNQNSFGHMHRWLVHEPYRRLAECPDGLSHPFSPNREPYGLCPIDPGSLALLADLHEQLLPHFTSRHFNVGLDETLDLGHGRSAAVCAAKGQERVYLDFVQHIHGLVSQHGRTMQCWGDMLRQRPELLRELPNDVIILEWGYEADHPFAEHSRLFTAAGQRVYVCPGTSSWNSLAGRTENALANISNAAAAGHRTGAIGFLTTDWGDNGHLQPFPVSYLGLLAGAGMSWYSADAADPSRLDIPALLDAHVFRDQAGVMGRLAYDLGNAYLHAGPRLQNSSVLFQILVFADHDLSHLQVEGLSFESLERTLAYIDGVMAPLTKVRMARPDAEDIRKEFGWVADMLRLACRLGMGRLQEGQHRPLGAILVQTRTALATELRALIGRHRELWQGRNRPGGLDDSTARLGRILLLLEG